The following proteins come from a genomic window of Asterias amurensis chromosome 15, ASM3211899v1:
- the LOC139948172 gene encoding serine/threonine-protein phosphatase 2A activator-like has translation MSSSEPEAAAPIAQSGHDDHGYVIPCKKIKNPMALGAWEKSQTYSDFLGFIHTLNESVKGIKISEAGEPSETCAKLLSLLETLNHWIDEIPPTDQPQRFGNKAFRDWHKRLSDNSESIILTVMPVEHHKAVIELKAYLEDSFGNSVRIDYGSGHEMNFAAFLCCLYKLRVLTDTDSKVVALNIFNRYLELVRRLQTTYRMEPAGSHGVWGLDDFQFIPYIWGSAQLIDHPSIQPKDFHDCGVAQSNAKEYMYMRCIEYIHQCKNGPFFEHSPTLWGMTSVQHWQKINTGLMKMYKAEVLIKFPIVQHFLFGTILTLDPAT, from the exons ATGTCATCGAGTGAACCAGAGGCCGCAGCCCCAATAGCACAATCAGGACACGATGACCATGGATATGTCATCCCATGTAAGAAGATTAAAAATCCCATGGCGCTGGGTGCGTGGGAGAAGTCTCAG ACATACAGCGACTTCTTGGGCTTCATTCATACATTGAATGAATCAGTCAAAGGCATCAAGATCAGTGAGGCTGGTGAACCCTCTGAG actTGTGCAAAATTGCTGTCATTGTTGGAGACATTAAACCATTGGATTGATGAGATACCACCGACGGATCAACCGCAAAGATTCGGTAATAAAGCCTTCAGAGACTGGCATAAACGACTATCAGAT AATTCAGAGTCCATAATCTTAACAGTAATGCCTGTAGAGCATCACAAGGCGGTCATAGAACTCAAGGCCTACTTGGAAGATTCTTTCGGCAACTCTGTTAGGATCGACTATGGATCTGGACATGAGATGAACTTTGCAGCCTTCCTCTGTTGTCTCTACAAGCTGAGGGTCTTAACAGATACCGACTCTAAGGTTGTGGCATTAAACATTTTTAACAG GTATCTAGAGCTAGTCAGGCGATTACAGACTACATATCGTATGGAGCCAGCAGGAAGCCATGGAGTATGGGGTCTAGATGACTTCCAGTTTATACCATACATCTGGGGCAGTGCACAACTAATTG ATCACCCCAGTATACAACCGAAGGATTTCCACGACTGTGGAGTCGCACAATCTAACGCCaaggagtacatgtacatgagatgtATAGAATATATTCATCAG TGTAAGAATGGTCCGTTCTTTGAGCACTCACCAACTCTATGGGGAATGACCAGCGTTCAACACTGGCAGAAAATCAACACAGGTCTGATGAAGATGTACAAAGCAGAG GTATTGATCAAATTTCCCATAGTGCAGCACTTTCTCTTTGGTACCATCTTGACCCTTGACCCAGCGACATGA